From one Lotus japonicus ecotype B-129 chromosome 3, LjGifu_v1.2 genomic stretch:
- the LOC130748431 gene encoding embryo-specific protein ATS3B-like, producing MKTLTLIFTFCIIVAFSQAKPAIVPRPELNKTLKVNRTQQLQQNDQSSSCAYLLTIMTSCISPAYTTDQISLLFGDAHGHQAYIARLDDPASGTFQQCAIDVFDVIGPCLGKICHLYLYRSGSNGWVPERVIVDDYYYGPIAFEYNIDIPEGGGLGFNYCG from the exons ATGAAAACTCTGACTTTAATCTTCACATTTTGCATCATTGTTGCCTTCTCACAAGCAAAGCCAGCAATAGTCCCTCGGCCTGAACTAAACAAAACCCTCAAGGTGAACCGTACCCAACAATTACAACAG AATGATCAGAGTAGCAGCTGTGCTTACTTGCTGACCATAATGACAAGCTGCATTTCTCCCGCGTATACAACAGATCAAATCAGTCTTCTATTTGGCGACGCTCATGGCCATCAG GCTTATATTGCAAGACTAGATGATCCTGCATCAGGGACGTTCCAACAGTGTGCAATAGATGTATTTGACGTAATTGGACCATGCTTAGGCAAAATCTGCCATCTTTACCTATATAGGTCTGGATCCAATGGTTGGGTACCTGAAAGAGTGATCGTGGATGATTATTACTACGGGCCTATTGCATTTGAATACAACATTGATATTCCTGAAGGTGGCGGCTTGGGCTTTAACTATTGTGGTTAA